From one Aquila chrysaetos chrysaetos chromosome 7, bAquChr1.4, whole genome shotgun sequence genomic stretch:
- the NEPRO gene encoding nucleolus and neural progenitor protein isoform X2, whose amino-acid sequence MAAPEAAWNRLDVPWPASSATVALAAKHPAVRWLPALRRRCDIAGKRLSGTGLAAEGRVLRAVLYVYHHRLLRHRSYLALQQVEQCLKRLWKMNLLGCIETLAELIPKKSTSQAHAECLVPSQPVLETVALKVLGGCKLILRLLDCCCKAFLLSVKHLCSEEFILLNTVASGLLSRLWIQYRCVLQSLMSLYGMLLTSLHLVSETQQMPYIKGFTFPSDISNFLGVNISYEVKKQKARMLTTKKPTSWLRKLFPTMPEAVSEVGKTRNSVTCMSAVNNCSVPCPVDIGEPVLVTRASKGKHLGFDVKSLLRPSRPPTQEGISIASTSFKAKSASLSSHIAKSQHTGSLVQMVQTATSFGELSEALRKAILWCKGNKFKSEAYFLRNKLLKSNRLHHVEAQGCSLKKKLCCVKTSVCKYLLYGSQNTCWPKQYLRARLCRRRIKSSTRLKRTLKTVRQKPEIFGVCENSASLILPAYQDGPLSQEGCSNADTGCVKLSTPATPKQLLLEGSPGPVWKEVTENMDIDSIFAAMGV is encoded by the exons ATGGCGGCGCCGGAGGCGGCGTGGAACCGGCTGGATGTGCCGTGGCCCGCGAGCAGCGCGACGGTGGCACTGGCGGCCAAACACCCTGCAG TGAGGTGGCTGCCGGCGCTGCGGCGGCGGTGCGACATCGCCGGCAAGCGGCTGTCGGGGACAGGCCTGGCCGCCGAGGGACGCGTCCTGCGGGCCGTGCTCTACGTCTACCACCACAGGCTGCTCCGGCACCGGTCCTACCTGGCCCTGCAGCAG gtaGAACAATGCTTGAAGCGCCTATGGAAAATGAACTTGCTGGGCTGCATTGAAACTCTGGCAGAACTGATTCCCAA GAAAAGTACATCTCAAGCCCATGCAGAGTGCTTAGTTCCCAGCCAgcctgtgctggaaacagtggcTCTGAAGGTATTGGGAGGTTGCAAGCTTATACTGCGTCTACTGGACTGTTGCTGTAAAGCTTTTCT CTTGTCCGTTAAACATCTCTGCTCGGAAGAATTCATACTTTTGAACACTGTGGCTTCAGGGTTGTTGAGCCGGCTATG GATTCAGTACAGGTGTGTATTGCAGAGCCTCATGTCTTTGTATGGCATGTTGTTGACATCACTTCATCTGGTATCTGAGACCCAACAGATGCCTTATATCAAGGGGTTTACCTTCCCTTCTGATATCAGTAACTTCCTTGGAGTTAACATTTCTTATGAGGTGAAGAAGCAAAAGGCTAGAATGcttacaacaaaaaaacctaccagCTGGCTGAGGAAGCTCTTCCCAACAATGCCAGAGGCAGTGTCAGAGGttgggaaaacaagaaattctGTGACCTGCATGAGTGCTGTGAACAACTGTAGTGTCCCATGCCCCGTGGACATCGGAGAGCCAGTTCTGGTGACCAGAGCCAGCAAAG GGAAGCACCTGGGGTTTGATGTGAAGAGCTTACTTAGGCCATCCAGACCTCCAACACAAGAG ggtATAAGCATTGCATCAAcatcttttaaagcaaagtcaGCATCACTTTCCTCCCATATAGCAAAATCGCAGCATACTGGATCTCTTGTACAGATGGTTCAAACAGCTACGTCGTTTGGGGAACTGTCAGAGGCACTCAGAAAAGCTATTCTGTGGTGCAAAGGCAACAAATTCAAATCGGAAGCTTATTTTCTGCGTAACAAGTTGTTGAAAAGCAACCGGCTACACCATGTGGAGGCTCAAGGATGCAG CTTGAAGAAAAAACTGTGCTGTGTCAAAACATCTGTCTGTAAATACCTCCTATACGGGTCACAAAACACATGCTGGCCAAAGCAGTACCTCAGGGCACGGCTCTGTCGAAGGAGGATCAAATCATCCACACGCTTGAAGAGAACTCTGAAGACTGTTCGGCAAAAACCTGAGATTTTTGGGGTCTGCGAGAATAGTGCATCACTCATCCTCCCAGCTTACCAGGATGGGCCTCTGAGTCAGGAAGGATGTTCCAATGCTGATACAGGCTGTGTCAAACTAAGCACACCGGCGACCCctaagcagctgctgctggaaggaagCCCTGGCCCTGTGTGGAAAGAAGTTACTGAGAACATGGATATTGATTCTATTTTTGCAGCAATGGGTGTCTGA
- the NEPRO gene encoding nucleolus and neural progenitor protein isoform X1, with amino-acid sequence MAAPEAAWNRLDVPWPASSATVALAAKHPAVRWLPALRRRCDIAGKRLSGTGLAAEGRVLRAVLYVYHHRLLRHRSYLALQQVEQCLKRLWKMNLLGCIETLAELIPKKSTSQAHAECLVPSQPVLETVALKVLGGCKLILRLLDCCCKAFLLSVKHLCSEEFILLNTVASGLLSRLWIQYRCVLQSLMSLYGMLLTSLHLVSETQQMPYIKGFTFPSDISNFLGVNISYEVKKQKARMLTTKKPTSWLRKLFPTMPEAVSEVGKTRNSVTCMSAVNNCSVPCPVDIGEPVLVTRASKGKHLGFDVKSLLRPSRPPTQEVCTGISIASTSFKAKSASLSSHIAKSQHTGSLVQMVQTATSFGELSEALRKAILWCKGNKFKSEAYFLRNKLLKSNRLHHVEAQGCSLKKKLCCVKTSVCKYLLYGSQNTCWPKQYLRARLCRRRIKSSTRLKRTLKTVRQKPEIFGVCENSASLILPAYQDGPLSQEGCSNADTGCVKLSTPATPKQLLLEGSPGPVWKEVTENMDIDSIFAAMGV; translated from the exons ATGGCGGCGCCGGAGGCGGCGTGGAACCGGCTGGATGTGCCGTGGCCCGCGAGCAGCGCGACGGTGGCACTGGCGGCCAAACACCCTGCAG TGAGGTGGCTGCCGGCGCTGCGGCGGCGGTGCGACATCGCCGGCAAGCGGCTGTCGGGGACAGGCCTGGCCGCCGAGGGACGCGTCCTGCGGGCCGTGCTCTACGTCTACCACCACAGGCTGCTCCGGCACCGGTCCTACCTGGCCCTGCAGCAG gtaGAACAATGCTTGAAGCGCCTATGGAAAATGAACTTGCTGGGCTGCATTGAAACTCTGGCAGAACTGATTCCCAA GAAAAGTACATCTCAAGCCCATGCAGAGTGCTTAGTTCCCAGCCAgcctgtgctggaaacagtggcTCTGAAGGTATTGGGAGGTTGCAAGCTTATACTGCGTCTACTGGACTGTTGCTGTAAAGCTTTTCT CTTGTCCGTTAAACATCTCTGCTCGGAAGAATTCATACTTTTGAACACTGTGGCTTCAGGGTTGTTGAGCCGGCTATG GATTCAGTACAGGTGTGTATTGCAGAGCCTCATGTCTTTGTATGGCATGTTGTTGACATCACTTCATCTGGTATCTGAGACCCAACAGATGCCTTATATCAAGGGGTTTACCTTCCCTTCTGATATCAGTAACTTCCTTGGAGTTAACATTTCTTATGAGGTGAAGAAGCAAAAGGCTAGAATGcttacaacaaaaaaacctaccagCTGGCTGAGGAAGCTCTTCCCAACAATGCCAGAGGCAGTGTCAGAGGttgggaaaacaagaaattctGTGACCTGCATGAGTGCTGTGAACAACTGTAGTGTCCCATGCCCCGTGGACATCGGAGAGCCAGTTCTGGTGACCAGAGCCAGCAAAG GGAAGCACCTGGGGTTTGATGTGAAGAGCTTACTTAGGCCATCCAGACCTCCAACACAAGAGGTTTGTACG ggtATAAGCATTGCATCAAcatcttttaaagcaaagtcaGCATCACTTTCCTCCCATATAGCAAAATCGCAGCATACTGGATCTCTTGTACAGATGGTTCAAACAGCTACGTCGTTTGGGGAACTGTCAGAGGCACTCAGAAAAGCTATTCTGTGGTGCAAAGGCAACAAATTCAAATCGGAAGCTTATTTTCTGCGTAACAAGTTGTTGAAAAGCAACCGGCTACACCATGTGGAGGCTCAAGGATGCAG CTTGAAGAAAAAACTGTGCTGTGTCAAAACATCTGTCTGTAAATACCTCCTATACGGGTCACAAAACACATGCTGGCCAAAGCAGTACCTCAGGGCACGGCTCTGTCGAAGGAGGATCAAATCATCCACACGCTTGAAGAGAACTCTGAAGACTGTTCGGCAAAAACCTGAGATTTTTGGGGTCTGCGAGAATAGTGCATCACTCATCCTCCCAGCTTACCAGGATGGGCCTCTGAGTCAGGAAGGATGTTCCAATGCTGATACAGGCTGTGTCAAACTAAGCACACCGGCGACCCctaagcagctgctgctggaaggaagCCCTGGCCCTGTGTGGAAAGAAGTTACTGAGAACATGGATATTGATTCTATTTTTGCAGCAATGGGTGTCTGA